The genomic DNA cacttttataCATTTGAATCAAACACGTCACAAACAGAACTCCTTGACATGGTAGCTCTTCAAATTTACGATGTTTTTTTGTGACGCTAACACCGATAGTGTCGGGCccaccaacaaaaaaacaacacatactgtatgtgtgaatctGTCACTCATGATCGTCATTCACTGGTTCATCTCACCATCGTCGTCCTTCTCAAAGTATTTCCAGAGTTTGTCCGCCCTCttctcagctgtgttttcatcttGAGGCAGTTTGGCCATGTCCTCTTTGGAAATCAGCTTAAAAATCGCCTGttagcaaaacaaacaaaccaatgtttttaatgtgttaataagCTTCAATAAACATACCATACATGCTTGTTATTTTCTCCTGATATAGatgatgtaaatgtatttatcacAACTGTAAATTCTACTTTTGTGTAGGAAAATAATCCAGAAGGAAACAATAAAGTCATCCTCTATACCGATGATACTGTTGTGTATACTTAAAATCCTCCGTTGAGTGGAAATAAAAACGTGTGCTGATTAAAAATAGTCCCCGCGATCCAGAACTCACCGTACAGATCTCCTTGACCTCTGTCTTGGTGATGTATCCGTTCTTGTCCACGTCAAACAGTGAGAAGGCCCACTCCAGTTTCCTCGTGGTCTTCCCCGTCGATGTCATGTGCAGAGCGATGATGTACTCCTTGAAGTCCAGTGTGCCATCGTCGTTGGTGTCGAAGGAGCGGAAGACGTGTTGGGCGTACGTGTTGGCGTCGCTGTCCGGGAAGAACTTTCTGTATATGTTCTGGAACTCCTCCTGCGAGATGCGTCCTGTCGGACACTGCCTCTTGAAGTTTTCGTACCACTGGACAATCTCAGTCTCTGAGAACTTGGTCTTGAGCTTCAGGTCCTCTAGGATCTCCTTCGACACAGCTCCACTCTTGGTGTTACCCATTGTCGTCGGCTGTTGGTAAAGTTCTCGAGTTGAGACGGCAACAAGCGACGCAAAACTCTTGACGTGTGGATTTGCCTCCTCTTATTTGTCAAAGTAGCAAAGAGGAGATTATTCCGGCCGTAATATCACAGCATTATCCGTCTTAATCTTGAGCCTGGTCCCGGCCAGTGATCCGCCGCACAGAAGCAGATCCTGTGACATTAGAAGAAGCCACTTGGTGAGCTCATTAAGCCAATCAGCCCTTCGTGAGACCAGCAAAGAAGCGTCACAGACAAGACACAAGAAGTTCTTTCAAGTAAAGCAAATTCAGAATCATTATCTACGCAGACTGGATGAGAAATCACATTTTCTAGTTgttcttcagtagttagctgtggaCAACTGGACTggcttgagttgagttgaagatgtttcttcagttctgactaactCATGGGAAGAACCCGGTCTTTAACCTCTTAGGCTGATTCCGGTCTAGAGAGCTGTTTGGTTGAACGACGCAGATTGTTGTTTCACATGAGGCAGAGTCTACTATCGTGACGTGTTGGActtcagtgttgttgttatgttCAGAACAGCATTGTAGGTGTctgatagttggtgtcttaAGTCCTCCTTAAATACTCCTGTCCTCCTTAGCATGTctgggtcctgtagtatcccacttcactatcgggtggcggtacaagtctagatgcattcctaccaaagaagaagaagagaacgatgctacagctccctcggggAGTCGGAGTGTCAGCCGGTTCATGGGTCGCCatgtcgaaatgttttttctgcttggtgagcggggcttatacTCGACAGACCAATGGGGCGGGAATTCAGTTCGCTGTCTACATGCACCCAACACACTCTTGGTGCAGAAGTACACCAGGACTTTtagtccacctcctctgttgactgatggtttctccaggttcaCGTAGATGTCTTCCTTCACTCCTCTTTCAAACCGTCTGTCTTCCCTGGACAGAATGTGAACATTCTCGTCCCTTGTCCTTGAGATGTAGGTGAACAATTGAGTCCTGACtgtcctgagctctcttccaaaaaggatcaacaagcaaacacagaacaacagtGAAGCGACTCTCTAGACCGGAATCAACCTCAGAGGTTAAAGAACCTGGTTCTTCCCACAGGTGAGTCAGAACTGTAGAAGCCTCTCCAGCCGCGCCCAGGTAACGACTGAAGAAGACTATGACCAGGATGACTGAGAACCCTCAGCGACACATTTGTTTGCGTTGACCCACGCTcgcattaaaaacaatgaaggaAATAATGAGCTCCATCTCATTCCCGTTGCTTTCTGACAATCCAGCATCAAAGATCTGAAAAGTTCTTGGCTGACAATTTCTCATTGAAATTGAGGAGACAAATATTAAGACATTACAGGTGTCTACACGAGTCTTATTTATCAATATCTTTGGCTTTTTACTGCAACactcaacattttctttctttctggcGTAGTAATCCCACTAGGTGTCGCTGTTCACCAACATCTACATgcaaattataaataattataaaacttttatttatttattcaactttagtttttattcaacatgacacattaaaaaaacacagacactgtgagATTTGCAAAGTCAAATTCTTTTTAAgcctatttatttttatttttacatgattacaaatatgttttgatttaaacatatttaaaatataaattgtcACTAAATAAGTATAAGTTGATGATGAATTATTACTTAACACTGATTGCTAATACAATTCCAGGGTTTTTCTCACAATATTCTGTATTTGTGCCTACAAATAGCTAAAAGTATCTGtatttttacatgaattaaATATCGAAATAGAATATTTGACTGTCTCTACTTTTATACAGCAAACCCTAAATGCCCAGATAtccacaaaataatatttttcacaTAATTAAACTTAGACTCAGATAACATGAAAGCTTATTCCACTAAAACGTGTTCATATGTGCTGATGTCAGTGTAGAGCAGGTGTGTGAAGGTCTTACCTGTGTTTTCAGCTGACGAGTCGATGATAGCACTGATTCTGCGTCTGTGAGCGACACAGAAAATCTGCCTCCACCTGATCAGATTAAGTCAATTAAGCTGGATGATCATGCAGCAGTGGAGCCACATGTGATGTGACTTtattcatcctcctcctctttatcaCCATTTAAGacaacatatacatacatatagctTTAACTTAATCTGATATAGACGATATTATGTAATGACAGCGACAGTTGACACAAATAAACCTGATCAAGGAGGAAGTGACAAAGTAAGTCAAACGTTTCCAAAATCAACAGGGACCTAAACTCTGTTGAAGAATAATCGGCTTAAAGGAAGAGTGTGGTGAAGAGATTTAAAGACTCTT from Solea senegalensis isolate Sse05_10M linkage group LG20, IFAPA_SoseM_1, whole genome shotgun sequence includes the following:
- the LOC122786390 gene encoding recoverin-like; this translates as MGNTKSGAVSKEILEDLKLKTKFSETEIVQWYENFKRQCPTGRISQEEFQNIYRKFFPDSDANTYAQHVFRSFDTNDDGTLDFKEYIIALHMTSTGKTTRKLEWAFSLFDVDKNGYITKTEVKEICTAIFKLISKEDMAKLPQDENTAEKRADKLWKYFEKDDDDRVAEGEFVKGVLENDGALRLIQYEPSK